Proteins encoded in a region of the Osmerus mordax isolate fOsmMor3 chromosome 17, fOsmMor3.pri, whole genome shotgun sequence genome:
- the LOC136960060 gene encoding dynamin-1-like protein isoform X1: MEALIPVINKLQDVFNTVGADIIQLPQIAVVGTQSSGKSSVLESLVGRDLLPRGTGVVTRRPLILQLVHVDPGDVRKSDENGTEGEEWGKFLHTKNKIYTDFDEIRQEIENETERISGNNKGISDEPIHLKIFSPHVVNLTLVDLPGITKVPVGDQPNDIELQIKDLIVKHISNPNSIILAVTAANTDMATSEALKVAREVDLDGRRTLAVVTKLDLMDAGTDAMDVLMGRVIPVKLGLIGVVNRSQLDINNKKTVADAIRDEHAFLQKKYPSLANRNGTKYLARTLNRLLMHHIRDCLPDLKTRINVLAAQYQSLLNSYGEPVEDQSATLLQLITKFAAEYCNTIEGTAKYIETAELCGGARICYIFHETFGRTLESVDPLGGLNTLDILTAIRNATGPRPSLFVPEVSFELLVKKQVKRLEEPSLRCVELVHEEMQRIIQHCSNYSTQELLRFPKLHDAIVEVVTSLLRKRLPITNEMVHNLVAIELAYINTKHPDFADACGVMNNNIEEARRNRMRELPTSVPRDKASSAAPPGEGEGTGNWRGMLKKGDEAPSSGPGSPLKGAVNLLDVPVPVARKLSSREQRDCEVIERLIKSYFLIVRKNIQDSVPKAVMHFLVNHVKDSLQSELVGQLYKSGLLNDLLTESEDMAQRRKEAADMLQALQKASQVIAEIRETHLW; the protein is encoded by the exons ATGGAGGCTCTAATTCCCGTCATAAACAAGCTTCAAGATGTCTTCAACACAGTGGGAGCGGACATCATTCAGCTGCCGCAGATCGCGGTCGTGGGCACCCAG AGCAGTGGTAAGAGTTCGGTACTGGAAAGCCTGGTTGGTCGCGACCTGCTTCCACGCGGGACCGGTGTTGTGACCCGACGGCCTCTGATCTTGCAGCTGGTGCACGTCGACCCCGGAGATGTCAGAAAGAGTGATGAGAACG GCACAGAGGGTGAAGAATGGGGGAAATTCTTACACACCAAAAACAAG ATATACACAGACTTTGATGAAATCCGGCAAGAGATTGAAAACGAAACGGAAAGAATCTCAGGGAACAACAAG GGGATTAGCGATGAGCCCATCCACTTGAAGATCTTCTCCCCTCACGTGGTCAACCTCACTCTGGTGGACCTGCCAGGTATCACCAAG GTGCCAGTGGGGGACCAGCCCAATGACATTGAGCTTCAGATCAAAGATCTAATCGTGAAGCACATCTCCAACCCCAACTCCATCATCCTGGCCGTCACCGCCGCCAACACAGACATGGCCACCTCAGAGGCACTCAAGGTGGCCCGCGAGGTCGACCTCGATG gcagGAGAACCCTGGCCGTGGTGACTAAGCTGGACCTGATGGATGCTGGGACCGATGCCATGGATGTTTTGATGGGCCGGGTCATCCCTGTCAAACTGGGCCTCATTGGCGTGGTCAATCG GAGCCAGCTGGACATAAACAACAAGAAAACCGTCGCTGATGCCATCCGAGATGAACATGCCTTCCTGCAGAAGAAGTACCCATCTCTGGCCAACAGGAACGGAACCAAGTACCTGGCCAGGACCCTCAACAG GTTACTGATGCACCACATCCGGGACTGCCTCCCAGACCTGAAGACCCGGATCAACGTGCTGGCAGCCCAGTACCAGTCCCTGCTCAACAGCTACGGAGAACCCGTGGAGGACCAGAGTGCCACACTGCTCCAGCTCATCACCAAGTTTGCCGCCGAATACTGCAACACCATCGAGGGCACCGCCAAATACATAGAGACCGCCGAGCT GTGTGGTGGAGCCAGGATCTGTTATATCTTCCACGAGACGTTTGGCCGGACGCTGGAGTCTGTGGACCCTCTGGGAGGCCTTAACACCCTGGACATCCTGACCGCCATCCGGAACGCCACG GGCCCCCGGCCCTCCCTGTTCGTGCCGGAGGTGTCGTTCGAGCTGCTGGTGAAGAAGCAGGtgaagaggctggaggagcccaGCCTGCGCTGCGTGGAGCTGGTCCACGAGGAGATGCAGAGGATCATCCAGCACTGCAGCAACTAcagcacacag GAGCTTCTGCGGTTCCCTAAGCTCCATGATGCCATCGTGGAGGTGGTGACGTCACTTCTGAGGAAGAGGCTTCCCATCACCAACGAGATG GTTCATAACCTGGTTGCCATAGAGTTGGCTTACATCAACACCAAGCACCCGGACTTTGCTGACGCGTGTGGAGTCATGAACAACAACATAGAG GAGGCCCGGAGGAACAGGATGAGAGAGTTGCCCACGTCAGTTCCCAGGGACAAG gcatcATCAGCTGCCCCcccaggagaaggggaggggacggGGAACTGGAGAGGCATGCTGAAGAAGGGAGATGAGGCTCCTTCCTCCGGACCAGGAAGCCCCTTGAAAGGAGCCGTTAACCTGCTGGACGTG cCGGTGCCTGTTGCCAGGAAGCTGTCGTCAAGGGAGCAGCGGGACTGTGAGGTCATCGAGCGCCTCATTAAGTCCTACTTCCTCATCGTTCGCAAGAATATCCAAGACAG TGTGCCTAAGGCAGTGATGCACTTCCTGGTGAACCACGTGAAGGACAGCCTCCAGAGCGAGCTGGTTGGTCAACTTTACAAGTCCGGCCTCCTCAACGACCTGCTGACTGAGTCGGAGGACATGGCCCAGAGACGAAAGGAGGCTGCAGATATGCTGCAG GCACT
- the LOC136960060 gene encoding dynamin-1-like protein isoform X2, which translates to MEALIPVINKLQDVFNTVGADIIQLPQIAVVGTQSSGKSSVLESLVGRDLLPRGTGVVTRRPLILQLVHVDPGDVRKSDENGTEGEEWGKFLHTKNKIYTDFDEIRQEIENETERISGNNKGISDEPIHLKIFSPHVVNLTLVDLPGITKVPVGDQPNDIELQIKDLIVKHISNPNSIILAVTAANTDMATSEALKVAREVDLDGRRTLAVVTKLDLMDAGTDAMDVLMGRVIPVKLGLIGVVNRSQLDINNKKTVADAIRDEHAFLQKKYPSLANRNGTKYLARTLNRLLMHHIRDCLPDLKTRINVLAAQYQSLLNSYGEPVEDQSATLLQLITKFAAEYCNTIEGTAKYIETAELCGGARICYIFHETFGRTLESVDPLGGLNTLDILTAIRNATGPRPSLFVPEVSFELLVKKQVKRLEEPSLRCVELVHEEMQRIIQHCSNYSTQELLRFPKLHDAIVEVVTSLLRKRLPITNEMVHNLVAIELAYINTKHPDFADACGVMNNNIEEARRNRMRELPTSVPRDKIFTLTW; encoded by the exons ATGGAGGCTCTAATTCCCGTCATAAACAAGCTTCAAGATGTCTTCAACACAGTGGGAGCGGACATCATTCAGCTGCCGCAGATCGCGGTCGTGGGCACCCAG AGCAGTGGTAAGAGTTCGGTACTGGAAAGCCTGGTTGGTCGCGACCTGCTTCCACGCGGGACCGGTGTTGTGACCCGACGGCCTCTGATCTTGCAGCTGGTGCACGTCGACCCCGGAGATGTCAGAAAGAGTGATGAGAACG GCACAGAGGGTGAAGAATGGGGGAAATTCTTACACACCAAAAACAAG ATATACACAGACTTTGATGAAATCCGGCAAGAGATTGAAAACGAAACGGAAAGAATCTCAGGGAACAACAAG GGGATTAGCGATGAGCCCATCCACTTGAAGATCTTCTCCCCTCACGTGGTCAACCTCACTCTGGTGGACCTGCCAGGTATCACCAAG GTGCCAGTGGGGGACCAGCCCAATGACATTGAGCTTCAGATCAAAGATCTAATCGTGAAGCACATCTCCAACCCCAACTCCATCATCCTGGCCGTCACCGCCGCCAACACAGACATGGCCACCTCAGAGGCACTCAAGGTGGCCCGCGAGGTCGACCTCGATG gcagGAGAACCCTGGCCGTGGTGACTAAGCTGGACCTGATGGATGCTGGGACCGATGCCATGGATGTTTTGATGGGCCGGGTCATCCCTGTCAAACTGGGCCTCATTGGCGTGGTCAATCG GAGCCAGCTGGACATAAACAACAAGAAAACCGTCGCTGATGCCATCCGAGATGAACATGCCTTCCTGCAGAAGAAGTACCCATCTCTGGCCAACAGGAACGGAACCAAGTACCTGGCCAGGACCCTCAACAG GTTACTGATGCACCACATCCGGGACTGCCTCCCAGACCTGAAGACCCGGATCAACGTGCTGGCAGCCCAGTACCAGTCCCTGCTCAACAGCTACGGAGAACCCGTGGAGGACCAGAGTGCCACACTGCTCCAGCTCATCACCAAGTTTGCCGCCGAATACTGCAACACCATCGAGGGCACCGCCAAATACATAGAGACCGCCGAGCT GTGTGGTGGAGCCAGGATCTGTTATATCTTCCACGAGACGTTTGGCCGGACGCTGGAGTCTGTGGACCCTCTGGGAGGCCTTAACACCCTGGACATCCTGACCGCCATCCGGAACGCCACG GGCCCCCGGCCCTCCCTGTTCGTGCCGGAGGTGTCGTTCGAGCTGCTGGTGAAGAAGCAGGtgaagaggctggaggagcccaGCCTGCGCTGCGTGGAGCTGGTCCACGAGGAGATGCAGAGGATCATCCAGCACTGCAGCAACTAcagcacacag GAGCTTCTGCGGTTCCCTAAGCTCCATGATGCCATCGTGGAGGTGGTGACGTCACTTCTGAGGAAGAGGCTTCCCATCACCAACGAGATG GTTCATAACCTGGTTGCCATAGAGTTGGCTTACATCAACACCAAGCACCCGGACTTTGCTGACGCGTGTGGAGTCATGAACAACAACATAGAG GAGGCCCGGAGGAACAGGATGAGAGAGTTGCCCACGTCAGTTCCCAGGGACAAG ATCTTCACACTCACCTGGTAA
- the LOC136960061 gene encoding dnaJ homolog subfamily B member 9-like, with amino-acid sequence MASTQSVLLLAVCILMITEFILAKGDYYDILGVPRDASQRQIKKAFHRLAMTHHPDRNKSPGAEAKFREIAEAYETLSDDQRRREYDQVGHGPSDWERAAGGGGGGGGSQHFNHKPFSFNFDDMFADFDSFGQQQQQQHHHHHSHHKRPFESQFHAHQEASQGRHKRPLQGGFGGEGLFDDMFDDLEKMFSFNGHSARTESRFQGSAKHHCRTVTQRRGNMVTTYTDCS; translated from the exons ATGGCCTCAACCCAGTCTGTGTTGCTGCTAGCAGTGTGCATCCTGATGATCACAGAGTTCATTCTGGCCAAGGGGGACTACTACGACATCCTGGGGGTGCCCAGAGATGCATCCCAGCGCCAGATCAAGAAGGCCTTCCACCGGCTGGCCATGACACACCACCCTGACAGGAACAAGAGCCCAGGGGCTGAGGCCAAGTTTAGGGAAATAGCAGAAG CATATGAGACGCTATCAGATgatcagaggaggagggagtatgACCAAGTTGGCCACGGGCCATCTGAttgggagagagcagcaggaggaggaggagggggagggggcagtcaGCACTTCAACCACAAGCCCTTCAGCTTCAACTTTGACGACATGTTTGCAGACTTTGACTCGTTCGgccaacaacagcaacagcagcaccaccaccaccactcccaCCACAAGAGGCCCTTTGAGAGTCAGTTCCATGCCcaccaggaggcctcccagggCAGACACAAGAGGCCACTCCAGGGTGGCTTTGGAGGTGAAGGACTGTTTGATGACATGTTTGATGACTTGGAGAAGATGTTCTCCTTCAACGGGCACTCTGCAAGGACTGAGAGCAGGTTCCAGGGCTCAGCAAAGCATCACTGCAGGACAGTGACACAGCGCAGAGGGAACATGGTGACAACATACACAGACTGCTCTTGA
- the LOC136960062 gene encoding THAP domain-containing protein 5-like codes for MPRYCAVKVCKSRGGTASKDNKRISFYPFPLQDQARLQRWVDNMRRDEWAPSRHQYLCSAHFTEDCFDVRWGIRYLKNTAVPTIFPSSQGDGEERSPGRKTSKPRTRSCNSEIQPVRPDPLPSKKPIILRRRTIPADLSNDNPSTPNTVVNQSAVPATSERRLSSSLSRVAFDEVLPSETQTEVFGCSSQLPGEFEGALPLSCSVLSVAVETQQADSTTAEVTVLRCESLGPVSERQTLPATLEGQMFRIVPVELKGEGQPDDPSFREWVVPDEAEPMCAYEHSYSRQDTDREQLWSRIMSLHAKIVELDRREETTVAKIHSLESEIAHLKRDSVVFDEKQRVLEDYISSVLL; via the exons ATGCCGCGTTATTGTGCAGTAAAAGTTTGCAAAAGTCGCGGAGGGACTGCTTCTAAAGACAACAAGAGAATCAGCTTTTACCC GTTTCCTTTGCAGGATCAGGCCAGACTGCAGAGGTGGGTTGACAATATGAGGCGAGACGAATGGGCCCCCAGCCGTCACCAGTACCTCTGCAGTGCGCACTTCACTGAAGACTGCTTCGATGTCAGGTGGGGGATCCGATACCTCAAAAATACAGCAGTCCCCACCATCTTCCCTTCCAGCCAAGGC GATGGGGAGGAAAGATCCCCTGGTAGGAAGACATCCAAGCCCAGGACCAGGTCTTGCAACTCTGAAATCCAGCCTGTCAGACCAGACCCCCTACCCAGTAAGAAACCAATCATCCTCAGAAGAAGAACTATACCAGCTGATTTGTCAAATGACAACCCCAGTACTCCCAACACTGTGGTCAACCAATCAGCTGTCCCCGCAACCTCAGAAAGAAGGCTGTCATCGTCCCTCAGCAGGGTTGCTTTTGATGAAGTGTTGCCCTCAGAGACCCAGACAGAGGTTTTTGGCTGTTCCAGCCAGCTACCTGGAGAATTCGAAGGGGCTCTGCCTTTGTCCTGCTCGGTTCTGTCAGTAGCTGTGGAGACCCAGCAGGCAGACTCCACCACCGCTGAAGTAACGGTACTCCGCTGTGAGTCCCTAGGCCCGgtctcagagagacagaccctTCCAGCTACCCTGGAGGGACAGATGTTTAGGATAGTCCCTGTGGAGCTGAAGGGGGAGGGTCAACCAGACGACCCCAGCTTCAGGGAGTGGGTGGTGCCAGACGAGGCTGAGCCTATGTGTGCATATGAGCACTCCTACTCCAGACAGGACACGGACAGAGAGCAGCTGTGGAGCCGGATTATGAGCCTGCACGCTAAGATCGTTGAGCTGGACAGACGAGAGGAGACCACCGTGGCCAAGATCCACTCTCTGGAGAGCGAGATTGCTCATCTGAAAAGGGACAGCGTGGTGTTtgatgagaaacagagagtcTTGGAGGATTATATTTCGTCTGTGTTGCTTTGA
- the avpr2l gene encoding arginine vasopressin receptor 2, like has translation MSLEANYTGNGSGERGQAGATEEVKTVGHFALVKAAVLGLIFVLATCGNMFLLHAMWKKRKRNTRTHLFLLHLCIADLVVAFFQVLPQFSMEITHHFRGSDFVCRAVKYLQVVGMFASTYMIVAMTIDRYHAVCRPMVSFFKSSFRRYLAIGAAWLISLAFSTPQLFIFSLQEVEDNLYDCWATFIEPWGGKIYISWITLSVFLLPVTILLYCQIKICFTIYFNIKKKSLQATESQRRAGTKGMSSAMPKTVKMTFVIIIVYTICWSPFFVVQLWSAWSPSNVPINGPVFVIIMLLASLNSCTNPWIYLYYS, from the exons ATGAGTTTGGAGGCGAATTACACTGGTAATGGCAGCGGTGAACGAGGACAGGCAGGGGCGACGGAAGAGGTCAAGACGGTGGGACACTTTGCGCTTGTCAAAGCGGCAGTATTGGGGCTGATTTTTGTCCTGGCCACCTGTGGAAATATGTTCCTTCTGCACGCTATGTGGAAGAAACGAAAGAGGAACACTCGGACACATCTGTTCCTCCTGCATCTGTGCATAGCAGACTTGGTGGTCGCCTTCTTCCAAGTCCTGCCGCAGTTCTCCATGGAGATTACGCACCACTTCCGCGGCTCCGACTTCGTTTGCCGGGCGGTTAAATACCTCCAGGTAGTAGGCATGTTCGCTTCTACCTACATGATCGTAGCCATGACCATAGACCGATACCACGCCGTCTGCAGACCCATGGTTTCGTTTTTCAAGAGCTCGTTCCGGAGGTACCTGGCCATCGGCGCGGCGTGGCTTATCTCTCTTGCTTTCAGCACGCCACAACTTTTCATATTTTCTCTCCAAGAGGTGGAGGACAACCTGTACGATTGCTGGGCTACCTTCATAGAACCTTGGGGTGGCAAGATCTACATAAGCTGGATCACCTTATCGGTGTTCCTTCTACCAGTAACGATACTGCTCTATTGCCAAATCAAAATCTGCTTTACCATTTAtttcaacattaaaaaaaagtcATTGCAGGCTACCGAGAGCCAACGCCGCGCAGGCACTAAAGGGATGTCCAGTGCAATGCCAAAGACGGTGAAAATGAcgtttgttattattattgtttacacCATCTGCTGGAGCCCGTTCTTCGTGGTCCAGCTGTGGTCTGCCTGGAGTCCAAGTAACGTACCTATAAACG gaccagTGTTTGTTATCATCATGTTGTTGGCTAGCCTAAACAGCTGCACAAATCCCTGGATCTACCTCTACTACAGCTAA
- the akap14 gene encoding A-kinase anchor protein 14: protein MEDTIEDRPSSNLSLRANEIVNTVLENARSSLSKTEQEVDFPEYDMKNIDWITCQNFTIELGKRQIEEYIQTWEVHPSWLFSLEFIRESVLEFYKQYHYRAQWSIPTRRTPIPKATASVYFVIEISKIKPQTLPVEVYFMTESNRLAHRPGKSRFREKWLKDVIESKTLLQDTVNF, encoded by the coding sequence ATGGAAGACACGATAGAAGACCGCCCATCATCTAATCTTAGTTTGAGAGCGAATGAAATTGTGAACACTGTTTTGGAGAACGCACGCAGCTCACTCTCTAAAACAGAGCAAGAGGTGGACTTTCCTGAATACGATATGAAAAACATCGACTGGATTACTTGCCAGAACTTTACCATAGAACTGGGGAAAAGGCAAATTGAAGAATACATTCAAACTTGGGAGGTGCATCCTAGCTGGCTGTTCAGTCTTGAATTTATCCGGGAGAGCGTGCTGGAGTTTTACAAACAGTATCACTACCGGGCTCAGTGGAGCATCCCAACTCGACGCACCCCTATTCCAAAGGCCACTGCCAGTGTATATTTTGTCATCGAAATATCAAAGATCAAACCCCAGACCCTACCCGTGGAAGTCTACTTCATGACAGAGTCTAACCGTCTGGCTCACAGACCGGGGAAATCCAGGTTCAGAGAGAAGTGGCTGAAGGATGTAATCGAAAGCAAGACTTTGCTTCAAGACACAGTGAACTTTTAG
- the pnpla8 gene encoding calcium-independent phospholipase A2-gamma produces the protein MSRIRTTLDTVTKAVGSTDLISKFSRLKTSSGFGSASHADKVVGQEESPASESVASGDMKPPEEDKGKVPEPPQQEREGKQQQQQEKHTAEKPFMTPKQVPSNVVANATSTGSSSSMVAKQTLQLFHPAALSANIEETYSSLSQHVNSYFGSKAPEDDGKRVPQRQDSPPAASLAVGPSLVQKMPGDHIPVLVPVAEAKAIESGSPPPTDPTSGQGSPESGVPTSEPPPADSNATVTPAPTTSPKKGISQYLSYPGPSVQAFVGSYFAPLVPKFRAETKSVTVEKEDLSPVDGDLAKKTREKAEKEEEKTAKDKAKQLLSQREKIIARVSVDNRTRALVKGLQRVTEVRLLTNRVAELGYHLLEFPETRGVAIKERVLPCLLRLRQARDSSLQAAVQQALALLGYTDPVRGRGIRVLAIDGGGTRGLVALQTLHKLQEMTGKPVHQLFDYICGVSTGAILAFMLGVYRYPLDECEALYRKLGSDVFKQNVIVGTVKMSWSHAFYNSETWEDILKERMGESLMVESARDPKCPKVSAVSTIVSRGLPLKAYVFRNYSLLPGVRSHYLGDCRHKMWQAIRASSAAPGYFQEFVLDKDLHQDGGLLINNPTALAIHECKLLWPNTPLQCVVSLGTGRYESAGKNNQTSTSLKAKITNVISSATDTEEVHTMLDALLPPDTYFRFNPYMTEDIPLDESRREKLDFLQSEGERYLIRNEDKLKKAASVLSQEKSAIQRLAEWAKLKADMYDGLPFSKL, from the exons ATGTCGCGGATCAGAACCACGTTGGACACCGTTACCAAAGCGGTGGGAAGCACGGACCTCATCTCCAAGTTCTCTCGCCTTAAAACCAGTTCTGGATTCGGCTCCGCCTCCCATGCTGATAAGGTTGTCGGGCAAGAGGAGTCTCCTGCCAGCGAGTCCGTTGCCTCTGGAGATATGAAACCCCCTGAGGAGGACAAGGGGAAAGTTCCAGAACCACCGCAGCAGGAGCGAGAGGGGaagcaacagcagcaacaaGAGAAGCACACTGCAGAGAAGCCCTTTATGACACCTAAGCAGGTACCATCCAATGTGGTAGCTAATGCAACCTCCACGGGATCTAGCTCCTCCATGGTGGCCAAGCAGACCCTGCAACTCTTTCACCCAGCAGCGCTGTCTGCCAACATTGAGGAGACCTACAGCTCCCTGTCCCAGCATGTCAACAGCTACTTTGGCAGCAAAGCACCCGAAGATGACGGCAAGAGGGTTCCTCAGAGGCAGGACAGTCCCCCAGCAGCTTCTCTGGCTGTTGGGCCTAGCCTGGTGCAGAAGATGCCTGGGGACCATATCCCTGTGTTGGTCCCTGTAGCTGAGGCCAAGGCCATAGAATCtggttctcctcctcccactgatCCAACCTCAGGACAAGGCAGCCCAGAGTCAGGTGTACCCACCTCAGAGCCACCACCTGCAGACAGCAATGCCACAGTCACCCCTGCCCCAACCACCTCCCCCAAGAAGGGAATTAGCCAGTACCTGTCTTACCCCGGGCCCAGCGTTCAGGCCTTCGTGGGCAGCTACTTCGCCCCACTGGTGCCTAAATTCAGGGCGGAAACGAAGAGCGTTACTGTGGAGAAGGAGGACTTGTCTCCTGTCGACGGAGACTTGGCTAAGAAGAccagagagaaggcagagaaggaggaggagaaaactgCAAAGGACAAGGCTAAGCAGCTcctgagccagagagagaag atCATAGCCAGGGTGAGTGTGGACAACAGAACCAGAGCTCTTGTCAAGGGTCTCCAGAGGGTGACGGAGGTGCGGCTGCTGACCAACAGGGTGGCGGAGCTGGGATACCACCTCCTGGAGTTCCCAGAGACACGAGGAGTGGccatcaag gaGCGCGTGCTGCCATGCTTGCTGCGTCTGCGCCAGGCCAGGGACTCCTCCCTGCAGGCTGCTGTCCAACAggccctggccctgctgggCTACACCGACCCCGTCAGGGGCAGGGGGATACGGGTCCTGGCTATCGACGGAGGGGGAACCAG GGGCTTGGTGGCTCTGCAGACTCTCCACAAGTTGCAGGAGATGACCGGCAAGCCTGTTCACCAGCTGTTTGACTACATCTGTGGGGTCAGCACAG gtGCCATCCTGGCCTTCATGCTGGGGGTGTACCGCTACCCCCTGGACGAGTGTGAGGCACTGTACAGGAAGCTGGGCTCCGACGTCTTCAAGCAGAACGTCATCGTAGGGACAGTGAAGATGAGCTGGAGTCACGCCTTCTACAACAGTGAGACCTGGGAGGACATCCTCAA ggagagaatgggagagtccTTGATGGTAGAGTCTGCCAGGGATCCAAAATGCCCCAAG GTGTCAGCAGTGAGCACGATAGTGAGCCGTGGGCTCCCTCTGAAGGCCTATGTGTTCAGGAACTACAGCCTGCTTCCTGGGGTCAGGTCCCATTACCTGGGAGACTGCAGACACAAGATGTGGCAGGCCATCAGAGCCTCCTCTGCAGCTCCCGGGTACTTCCAGGAGTTTGTCCTGGATAAAGACCTGCACCAG GACGGAGGCCTCCTGATCAACAACCCCACAGCACTGGCCATCCACGAGTGCAAGCTGCTGTGGCCCAACACGCCCCTGCAGTGCGTGGTGTCCCTGGGCACGGGCCGCTACGAGTCAGCCGGCAAGAACAACCAGACCTCCACCAGCCTCAAGGCCAAGATCACCAACGTCATCAGCTCAGCCACTGACACAGAGG aggtgCACACCATGCTGgatgctctcctcccccccgaCACCTACTTCCGTTTCAACCCCTACATGACCGAGGACATCCCGTTAGACGAGAGCCGGCGCGAGAAGCTGGACTTCCTGCAGAGCGAAGGGGAGCGCTACCTGATCCGGAACGAGGACAAGCTGAAGAAGGCGGCTAGCGTGCTGAGCCAGGAGAAGAGTGCTATCCAGAGGCTGGCGGAGTGGGCCAAGCTCAAGGCCGACATGTACGATGGACTTCCCTTCTCTAAGCTCTAG